The sequence CGGCCAGCTCCGCCGCCGGACGGCGCCCGTCCAGCGCATGGACATAGTCGCGCAGTACGTGGAAGACCCAGAAGGCCAGGACCGGGCCGCGCAGATGGGCCGGCATGTCGCGATGCACGCGCCGCACCAGCGCCAGCACCCGCGGCGCCTGCTGCCGCACCCGCTCGGGCGTCAGCGTCTCGCCCTCGACGAAGCGGGTCACCAGGATGCCCGGCTCCGCGTGCTCGACCGCGGGCGAAATACCGGCATCCGCGGCGGCGCGGCTGGCCGCCAGCTCGTTGAAGCGCAGGATGTGGTGATGCGGGATGTCGGCGCCCAGCCGCACGACATGGATCCCGGCGGCATCGTCGCCCCGGTAGTTGCGGTGGGTCAGCCCGCCGGTCAGGGGGGCGACGGTGACGCGCCCGCTCCAGCAGCCCAGCCCGGCGATGATATCCGACGCCTCCGGCATTCCCGCCTCCCTGATCGACGGATAGGCCGTCGGGCGCCGCCCGTCAATGCCGAAGCCCCCGAAATCCACACGAAGCCAATCGATCCCGTGGCTTCTTGTTGGAATCCATGATCATTGCGTGACAATCCACCGCGATTTCGCGGCGGGATACGATCGAAGCTGGACCGGGCGTGCGACCCCGCCGATAGGATAGGCCCAATGTCCAAGCGAGGGAACGCCGCAGGGCCGATGTTGTCCAACCGTTGGCAGGGCGAGATCCTGCACGCCGTGCGCGAATCCGGCAGCTGCAGCATCGCCGATCTGGCGCGCCGCTTCGCGGTCTCGACCGAGACCACCCGGCGCAGCGTCAAGCCGCTGATCGAGACCGGCGCCGTGGTCCGCTTCCAGGGCGGGGTGATGCTGCGGGCCGGGCTGGAGGAACCGCCGTTCCAGCGCCGGATGCAGCGCAACCGCGAGGCCAAGCAGGCGGTGGCCGCCCTGGTCGCCGCCCGCATCGCCGACGGCGACCCGATCATCCTCGACAACGGCACCACCTCGGCCTATGTCGCCCAGGCCCTGGCGCATCACTCCCGGCTGGTGGTGGTGACCAATTCGGCGGAGATCGCCTGCCGCCTGGCGCCGCGCAACGACAACCGCGTCTTCCTGTGCGGCGGCGAGGTCAACGGCGACGACGTCGCGGCCTTCGGCCCCTCGGCCATCGCCTTCGTCCGCCAGTTCCAGGTGCGCTGCGCCGTGCTGTCGGTCGGCGGCATCAACGGCCGCGGCGAGCTGGTCGATTTCCACCTGTTCGAGGCCGAGTTCTCGCATGCGGCGATGGCCCAGGCGGCGGAGACCTGGGTGATCGCCGACCACAGCAAGTTCGGCCGCGAAGCGCCGGTGAAGGTGTGCAGCCTGGC comes from Inquilinus sp. Marseille-Q2685 and encodes:
- a CDS encoding choline/ethanolamine kinase family protein, giving the protein MPEASDIIAGLGCWSGRVTVAPLTGGLTHRNYRGDDAAGIHVVRLGADIPHHHILRFNELAASRAAADAGISPAVEHAEPGILVTRFVEGETLTPERVRQQAPRVLALVRRVHRDMPAHLRGPVLAFWVFHVLRDYVHALDGRRPAAELAGLLDRAARLEAAVGPVELVLGHNDLLAANFIDDGRRLWLVDWDYAGFNSPLFDLGGLASNNGFPAAEEAAMLEAYFGAPASPDLRRRYAAMKAASLLREAMWSMVSEIHSTLDFDYAAYTGENLRRFEGAWDDFQRM
- a CDS encoding DeoR/GlpR family DNA-binding transcription regulator translates to MSKRGNAAGPMLSNRWQGEILHAVRESGSCSIADLARRFAVSTETTRRSVKPLIETGAVVRFQGGVMLRAGLEEPPFQRRMQRNREAKQAVAALVAARIADGDPIILDNGTTSAYVAQALAHHSRLVVVTNSAEIACRLAPRNDNRVFLCGGEVNGDDVAAFGPSAIAFVRQFQVRCAVLSVGGINGRGELVDFHLFEAEFSHAAMAQAAETWVIADHSKFGREAPVKVCSLADVDLVLTDRPPPPDFARRCDAAGVRIAVPEGGS